The sequence below is a genomic window from Coffea arabica cultivar ET-39 chromosome 8e, Coffea Arabica ET-39 HiFi, whole genome shotgun sequence.
GTGAAGAAATAAGCCCAATATCTAAGAATGCATCTTGTTGCCAATGGTCAGGTTCAGGACATTTATTTCTTGTTCTAGAATGAGATGACCGTGGCAAAAATGAAGTTGCAAAACCACCATCACAATGGTCAGGAGTCTGCCCATGCAAGTTCCTTCTATAGGTCCCTGGCCTGGAATGAACACCAAAATTCCCCTGCGTATTCCCAAATTGTAGCTCCTCTGCAAATGCAGATGGAGCGAGCATTTTGATCCGCTTGCTACCATCCTCAACTCTGTACCCTAAATCATCCAGAACTTTGGAAACCAAAATCCCCTTTATCATGTCACCCACTAATTCAAAATCAGTAGGAAGTTCAACAAACTGACTTGAAAGTGTGAGGAGAAAATCTCTTGAATACCTCTTTTTCCCTGGAACTATAATGCTATCTGAAGCAGCATTGCTCATGTTCTGATGCAGTTCAACTTTCCTTGAAATATGCAATTCTGGAGTGGAAATATCAGCAAAATTTTTCCAGTCCTTCGGTTtacctttttccatttttttactAGTTTCTGGCAATCTAAACTCATCCACAATTTGCTTTTTGTGAATATTTTCAATGACAGGCTGCACTTCCTTGGGTTTGCTAAGGTACTTTGAATTTTCCATGGGCACAGACTTCTTACCATCACCATTGGCGCGCTCCCCAGTAAGATCCCCCTCAACAGATACAGAAGAAGGAATAGCTCTATGAGATGATACAATTGAGGTCGTTGGTTTAATAACCACTTCAGATGGGGGTTTAACAGCGATTTCTGAATGAATCTTTGATTTCTTTTGTCCAGAGCCAACTCTTTGAGGTTTCCTTGACTTAATTGCTTCACTTTTATCATTCACAACTGAATTGACTGACACTGGAGATAAAATCTTTTCTCCAACAGAAAGAAAAGCTAACTCAGTACTAGTAGGAACTGAGAATGAGGAACTATATTCCGACCTAGATTCTATAACTGCACCATGAAAATCTGCACGATAATCTGCAGCAGAAAAACATGTTAAGAGAAAAATATAGTTTCCTCCCTGCTACTAGCATTTATCTGCATAATATGAGCTGTAATCAACTAAATAGAGCCTTCCCTACCTAAATAGTTAACCCTTGACTTCACGGGAAGCATCTGCATGCTTGAAAAAGGTATTGGACTTGGACTGGGCGAAGAAAAGGGATATGGCTGCATATAAGGAAAATAATTCATTAAGTGAGAGCTACCACAAGTGAAAGGCTGGGGTTGGAGCTGCATGGTAAATTGTGCTCTTGTACCAGCAGAACCACTATCATGCTTTGGTTTTGCAAGCTCATCAAGTTTTAACTCTTCTTTAGTTTCTGGATGAGTAATCTTTATGGACATTTTACGCTTTGCATTGCTGAAATCATTTTGCGCATGCAATAGAAGAATCCCATCATTGTTGACAGATGGAGAACCAAAATGATGACCAAGTGTAGTAGAAAAGCTCAATCCCTGACCATTCTGCATCACTTGTGGCTGCAAAACATATGGCTGGAAGCTGGGAAGATATGTAGACTCTTGAAATTGGGAAGAGCCTGCAATTGGAGATTGAATGGACATTTGAACTGATTCAGATGCTATTCCTTGAGACCATGCGTTTGGCCTAGACATGCCAAATTTAAACTGAAAATCTAGTTGCTGAAATGAGGAAGTTGCCACTGAGACCCCACGAACAGCAAGAGAAATGCTCGTGTACCACTGATAGCTGGAGCAACAGAAGCCACCTGAACAGGCATGTCTCTTTTAGCTTCGGGTTGAAGATGAGGAATTTCATTCTTGAAACGTTCAAAAAAGAACTATTATCATCTAAAGAATTTAAAAAGGCAAGGATTTAATTTGACTACATAACCCCAAAAGGAATACAAAATCGAGTACTATTAATATAATCAAACCAGCTTGCAGTTTTGCTTTCTAGATCCCTCGAAACTTGGTTATTGAAAACCCTTCAGAAACATATATATCTTGCCAATTTGGACGATGTGTCAAGCTACAAAAAATATAACCATTCTCCAGTTGTGCTTCCTAACAGAGAAAGTAGAGGTCCAAGCAAGAAAGGAGCAATAATTGTGTTGTATCTACAGGAATTTCACTCTAGTTAGATTATGGACAATTCAATTCTGTCAAAGAATTTATCTAACTGCCCAAGAGGCCACCATCCAAAGGTTAGACATGTTCCAAAGTACTTTCTCATTCTACTTATGCCAAGTGAAGAGTGACAATTGGAATGCAAAACTCAAGCATGCATAACAATTGGAATGCAAAAAATTAGAATTCTGTATACATTAATCGAGATTCTTGAGCTGTATTTGAGCTCAAGTgaaaaaaataatcaaagaCAAATTCAAATACAAGTTAGCTGATGCATAGCTCGCTTAGCTTCATCTACTATATAAAACAGACGTATGGCATAATTAGACTCATTTAATTTACACCCTAGAATTCATGCATTtaccattatatatatatgaagcATTGAATTTTTCATATTACTACTTCCCATTCAACTATTAAAATAGAGCAGAACTAAACCCTCTAAGCAAGGCATGCCCCTATTACTAAAGAAAGCAGGattgttttcaaaattttccatttttaaccCTATTTTACCTTGTACATCAtagtaaaaaatgaaaaagcacgtatgcatgcatgcatgcagaACGTtgcataattaattaaaatattaCCACGTTGTTGAAGCAATTGGTGAGGATGGCAAGGAGGAGGTGGGAGGCCCGCACTGTCACCGCCACCACGGATCCGCAACCCTGAGAAGAAGAGATCCACCGGCGAATGTGAGTCGGCAGCCAAGTTGGGATGACCACGTCCACTAGATCTCCTAGGGGGTTGTTATGTACTCATTTGAGATTGAATCTCTTCAACCTTCCTATACTGCCTTTGGGACATAAGGCCCTGTTATTTCATTTAATCCTTCCTCAAATATTCCAAACTTTAGAGGAAAATAGTTGAAAGAAAAGTGTAAattgcacatataatatacctTGGAATTATGGGATCATTGGTGGTTAGAATGTGCTCCAAGAgtgagaggggaaaaaaaagaaaaaaaagaaaaagcatgagTAGAGAGCAGGAAGATAGGGGTGAAACTTGAAagtaggtaaaaaaaaaaaaaaaaaaagaggaaaggtTAATTACAATTTGCACCCTTGAACTATCATAAATTTGCACTTAGCACTCTTAAGCTATCAATTTTAACAATTACTACGATATGATATGCAGTTGATaccgaaaagaaaaaagagaatagaTACTAAATATATGGATGAGCTCCCATTGTTTGcaattttaatttgttttttggaaaaaaaaaaaaaaaacaggtagAACATTGGGTAACTAATAACAGCATCACCAACCTCCTGTAAATAAAAACAGCTGTGAGCAAAACCAAGCTGTCTTTTTGAGTTTTCATTAGATGCCTGCAGCACAGAGTAGTTATTCCCTGCAAAAACAGTGATAACATTGAATGAAAAACAGTACAATTACTTGATCAGTCATAGAACAAGTACTTTCTCAGGCAACAAAAGACATGGCTGGAGAAACTACCAAAAACCATTCTGTAAAACAATGCTGATTAAAATACAACAGAAAAACCTTTGATGAAAGTTTAGAAACACATCACTGTGCAACAATTTTAAAACATAGAACAAGTTTCATGTCACTATCAGAGTATACTCAATGACAAAGTGCAGCAAGTTTCAAAAGCTATCAGAAGAAAGGTCGCTGGAGGTCCCAAACAAAAGGCGACAGCATCAACAACTGATGAGAGATGCAGCAGCGAAAGGTCTTTTGGCTAATCCCTGTGCTCAACATAATTGAAGTTTGCAAATACATTTGATTCCTTTGGCTGGTGAATAACATTCTCAAAGATATCATTCAGCATTTTGTTGTCAAGCATTCCTTCCAAGATTTTGTCCTCGAAAACAGATGAGATTCTGGACTTGATCCTTTGCCTGTCTCGAGAAGAAAATACCAACTCAGACAAGCGATCTTTGTTAGCCTGTTGAGCATACTTTTCAACCTCCAAGGTCCCAGAGGTTATCAAATGATAAACATAGACAAACTTCTTTTGGCCAAGCCTATATGCTCTGCTTATTGCTTGCCTTTCAACTGCAGGATTCCAAACGACGTCTAACAGAACAACTCTTGAAGCCCCACTAAGATTTATTCCTTCAGAACAAGCTTTTGTGGACGCAAAAAGAACTTTCACCTTACCGGAGGGATCATTCAGAGAACTAATTGATGACTGGCGATTCTTCTCGTCACGTTTTCCATCCATATACAGCACTTCTATGCCTTCCCTCCACTTTAACTGATCTATCAACTGCTGCATTATGAATCTCAAAGGGTGAATAAATTCACTGAAAACTATAACCTTCTCATGCGATGCATCACATAATCGGATGAGCTCAATGGCAAATTTCGTCTTTACTCCAGCATAAGGACTGCATTCAAGTACCCGTAGTCTGTCTTTGTCGCCAGAGAAGCGTTTGCTGAAAGCAGCTAATGAGGGGTGGACAGAAATGAGTGACACCAAATGTACTTGGTCAAACCTGCTCCGATCATCCGATATAAGCTGAAGAATGCCCTTCTGCTCATCAGTTGGTCGCAAAATAACAAGTGTGTCCTTCAGACCAGGGAGACTCTCTTCTAGTATAGAACCTTTGTGTACATGTACAAAGGGATCTATCATGGCTTTAAGCTCCTCTACTGCGTTGCCAGAGTTCTTATCAATGGCATTGGTCAAGGAAACCCATCTCTCTTTCTCCACATTGCTCTTCCGCTGCCATCTTCTGCTGCGACTCTCAGAGTTCATTGAACCAGAAAGCTTTGGGTTTACCAGGCAAAGAGTATTATACAACTCCTCGAAGTTATTCTGAAAAGGAGTTCCAGAGAGGATTATCTTTCTTTTTGTCTTAACTCCTGTCAAAACCTTCCAGACAAGACTCTGTTGATTGCGAGGCGTGTGCCCTTCGTCAAGAACCACAAGACCAGGCAGTTGAAGAAAGATTTCCTTAAGTTTTTCATCGCTTCCTTTTCCCTTCTGTCCACTAGCAATCTGCTCAAACAACTTGTAGCTGATTCCTAGAACACTTTTCTCCTTTGTCCACGAGTACAGCTTTGTCATTCGGCTTCCTACTCTCCGAAGAAATTCTGCATCAGTTTTGAGTTCGTTTCCTGACAAATCCTTGCTATTAAAGTTATGAAAAGGAATTCTATATCCCCATTTTCGGAACTCATTTTCCCAGGTGAGCAGCATGCTTGTAGGAGCTATAATCACGGGTCGGCACATTGGATACATTTTCAACAGAGACAGAATAAAAACAATTGTCAAGCAGGTCTTCCCGGTGCCAGGGGCATGTGATATTATGGCTCCTCTTCCATCATCAGAAAGTTCAGTTTTCAGCTTCTCGATGCAGGTTTCTCCTACTAT
It includes:
- the LOC140012539 gene encoding eukaryotic translation initiation factor 4G-like gives rise to the protein MSRPNAWSQGIASESVQMSIQSPIAGSSQFQESTYLPSFQPYVLQPQVMQNGQGLSFSTTLGHHFGSPSVNNDGILLLHAQNDFSNAKRKMSIKITHPETKEELKLDELAKPKHDSGSAGTRAQFTMQLQPQPFTCGSSHLMNYFPYMQPYPFSSPSPSPIPFSSMQMLPVKSRVNYLDYRADFHGAVIESRSEYSSSFSVPTSTELAFLSVGEKILSPVSVNSVVNDKSEAIKSRKPQRVGSGQKKSKIHSEIAVKPPSEVVIKPTTSIVSSHRAIPSSVSVEGDLTGERANGDGKKSVPMENSKYLSKPKEVQPVIENIHKKQIVDEFRLPETSKKMEKGKPKDWKNFADISTPELHISRKVELHQNMSNAASDSIIVPGKKRYSRDFLLTLSSQFVELPTDFELVGDMIKGILVSKVLDDLGYRVEDGSKRIKMLAPSAFAEELQFGNTQGNFGVHSRPGTYRRNLHGQTPDHCDGGFATSFLPRSSHSRTRNKCPEPDHWQQDAFLDIGLISSPQSPLQVMHLAEKKYKVHKGIDGEEAKQRRLKAILNKLTPQNFERLFQQVKEINIDNSITLSGLISQIFDKALMEPMFCEMYADFCYHLAQELPNFVEGREKVTFRGLLLNKCQEEFVRGERQQAGANIIEEGGEARLSEEKREEKRICARRRMLGNIRLLGELYKKKMLSERLMHDCIQKLLGKHDSPEEDDVEALCELMNTVGEVIDHPKAKKQMNACFEVMKNLSNNSELSSRMRFILKDVIDLRKNRWQQRRRVEGPKKIDELHIDAAQEQRALVNRLTSVSNVNSSNKKFSANFSPRQSSFQSRRNMRVSTFHAMRSHVPGFASQDVRLEDKNLCKQGTLQVPFPQRLSRGQHLGHAKKVSLRAPPMVDGLHTDLGKSRSTAASPNGYSSKSEQKQYNTEQHSAPRNATNIFRPASGYDQPNKQRNNHNVNREFYQPKIVEN
- the LOC113703774 gene encoding SNF2 domain-containing protein CLASSY 3-like produces the protein MEEKRSTVVKRTKAQIKHKLEKKGESEGAHGSQEMNAIEGKKRDEEMIIISSSSSDEEQEGENVHRKMFNRKRKGTAKKIFYDDESSGSDVRILGEEEVVEEVKLKELDRMRRRRRRRRDTVYKGKNNDGGSGSDVVLITEEDIPRNLRCNYVKGRKHFPSGRKRGRSDGNATNERMTMESEPLGNRAQDKGKGLLIKNLDALDSQSSSSEEDTDDSDHTNHWGYCSEDNLEGGIGKDDGFIQLPSPKSRKQEPRLGTSRKRCLHVSKSESSDSSDQVPKKKKEGSRISKPCKRRERDVDYMNILLGSMLKDDEQTKENPFSFEDNGPTNTLPLKFRFDDEDLTPPEKEDWQKEIDNLFTEMEICLTLPDSDFTESSNSKDGTHHVTATAKCQAELCLSGKHQLILEEPIGIVCRCCQIVHKEMKDIFPTLKKETPRRRDWVDLRRGECFGIHELHLDDPGSGNYYTSVDAEGSVLDLIPDHIRMSMYSHQLDGFVFLWKNIVGETCIEKLKTELSDDGRGAIISHAPGTGKTCLTIVFILSLLKMYPMCRPVIIAPTSMLLTWENEFRKWGYRIPFHNFNSKDLSGNELKTDAEFLRRVGSRMTKLYSWTKEKSVLGISYKLFEQIASGQKGKGSDEKLKEIFLQLPGLVVLDEGHTPRNQQSLVWKVLTGVKTKRKIILSGTPFQNNFEELYNTLCLVNPKLSGSMNSESRSRRWQRKSNVEKERWVSLTNAIDKNSGNAVEELKAMIDPFVHVHKGSILEESLPGLKDTLVILRPTDEQKGILQLISDDRSRFDQVHLVSLISVHPSLAAFSKRFSGDKDRLRVLECSPYAGVKTKFAIELIRLCDASHEKVIVFSEFIHPLRFIMQQLIDQLKWREGIEVLYMDGKRDEKNRQSSISSLNDPSGKVKVLFASTKACSEGINLSGASRVVLLDVVWNPAVERQAISRAYRLGQKKFVYVYHLITSGTLEVEKYAQQANKDRLSELVFSSRDRQRIKSRISSVFEDKILEGMLDNKMLNDIFENVIHQPKESNVFANFNYVEHRD